The following proteins are encoded in a genomic region of Paenibacillus sp. FSL H3-0469:
- the ptsP gene encoding phosphoenolpyruvate--protein phosphotransferase, with protein sequence MNKISGIAASAGIAVARAFILEHPDYTITKTAVTDVDAELAKLQDALDKSRGELQTIKERTLAELGEKKAEIFESHLLILDDPELLTPVMDKIREESVNADFALNEVATQFVEMFQNMKSAYLQERAADMRDVTKRVLNHLLGIHYVSPAEISEEVIVIALDLTPSDTAQLNRNFVKGFTTNIGGRTSHSAIMARSLEIPAVVGTKNVMSLVKAGDLVIVDGLSGDVLINPSEAEVAEYRAKQEAYDLQIAEWKKLRDEPTVSADGKHVELAANIGTPNDVTGVIENGGEGVGLYRTEFLYMGRDKLPSEEIQYNAYKTVLENMQGKPVVVRTLDIGGDKELPYLELPKEMNPFLGYRAIRLCLDRQDIFRTQLRALLRASAHGDLRIMFPMIATLGEFRAARDLLLEEKAKLREEGKEVSDSIQLGIMVEIPSTAVLADQFAKEVDFFSIGTNDLIQYTMAADRMNEQVSYLYQPYNPAILRLVKIVIDAAHAEGKWTGMCGEMAGDATAIPLLLGLGLDEFSMSATSILPARSQISKLSAADMKEMAAQALQLGTAEEVAALVQSRVN encoded by the coding sequence ATGAATAAAATTTCAGGAATCGCGGCTTCCGCAGGTATTGCAGTAGCCCGTGCCTTTATCCTGGAACACCCGGACTATACCATTACCAAAACAGCGGTCACGGATGTGGACGCTGAGCTTGCGAAGCTGCAGGATGCCCTGGACAAATCCAGAGGCGAACTTCAGACCATCAAAGAGCGTACCTTGGCTGAGCTTGGCGAGAAGAAGGCGGAGATTTTCGAATCACATCTGCTGATCCTTGATGACCCTGAGCTCCTTACCCCTGTAATGGACAAAATCCGTGAGGAATCGGTAAATGCGGACTTCGCACTGAATGAAGTAGCTACTCAATTCGTGGAAATGTTCCAGAACATGAAGAGCGCATACCTGCAGGAACGTGCAGCCGATATGCGTGACGTAACCAAACGTGTGCTGAACCACCTGCTTGGCATTCACTATGTGAGCCCGGCTGAGATCAGTGAAGAGGTTATCGTTATTGCCCTGGATCTGACCCCATCGGATACAGCGCAGCTTAACCGCAACTTCGTCAAAGGCTTCACCACCAATATTGGCGGACGGACTTCCCATTCGGCCATTATGGCCCGTTCCCTGGAGATTCCGGCGGTTGTGGGCACGAAGAACGTGATGTCGCTGGTCAAAGCAGGCGATCTGGTCATCGTGGATGGTCTGAGCGGAGATGTGCTGATCAACCCTTCAGAAGCTGAGGTTGCCGAGTATAGAGCGAAGCAGGAAGCTTACGATCTTCAGATTGCTGAATGGAAAAAGCTCCGCGACGAGCCGACGGTATCAGCCGACGGCAAGCATGTAGAGCTGGCAGCCAACATCGGGACTCCGAATGATGTGACTGGCGTTATTGAGAACGGCGGCGAAGGTGTAGGTCTGTACCGCACCGAGTTCCTCTATATGGGCCGCGATAAGCTGCCTTCCGAAGAGATCCAGTATAACGCCTACAAGACCGTGCTTGAGAATATGCAAGGCAAGCCGGTAGTAGTACGTACGCTGGATATCGGCGGAGATAAGGAGCTGCCTTATCTGGAGCTGCCGAAGGAAATGAACCCGTTCCTCGGCTACCGTGCGATCCGACTCTGTCTGGACCGTCAGGATATCTTCCGCACCCAGCTGCGTGCCTTGCTCAGAGCAAGTGCCCACGGCGACCTGCGCATTATGTTCCCGATGATCGCTACCCTTGGTGAATTCCGTGCAGCCCGTGATCTGCTGCTGGAAGAGAAGGCCAAGCTGCGTGAAGAAGGCAAAGAAGTATCCGACAGCATCCAGTTGGGGATCATGGTAGAGATTCCTTCTACGGCTGTACTGGCGGATCAGTTCGCCAAGGAAGTGGATTTCTTCAGTATCGGAACCAACGACCTTATCCAATATACAATGGCTGCGGACCGTATGAATGAACAGGTATCGTACCTGTATCAGCCATACAACCCGGCAATTCTGCGGCTGGTCAAAATCGTCATCGATGCTGCACACGCCGAAGGCAAATGGACCGGTATGTGCGGAGAAATGGCGGGGGATGCCACGGCTATTCCTCTGCTGCTCGGTCTTGGCCTCGATGAATTCAGCATGAGCGCCACCTCCATTCTGCCAGCACGCAGCCAGATCTCGAAGCTGTCTGCGGCCGACATGAAGGAAATGGCTGCCCAGGCCCTGCAGCTCGGCACAGCCGAGGAAGTAGCCGCACTGGTGCAATCCCGCGTGAACTAA
- a CDS encoding MFS transporter, with amino-acid sequence MQRFSASQIYLLHVFMLSLAASTIFTTYSIYYVVDLKLNPLQLVLIGTVLELTVLVFEGITGVVADTYSRKLSVIIAVFVVGSAFILEGSIVWIMHPASLLPAFGWLLISQMLYGIGWTFLSGADTAWIVDELGEEQTGRLFMRSKIFGLSASLLGIAVSVGLSHVASNLPFLAGGVIYFVLGFILIRYMKETGFVRRKREPQSSAIRELGKTWASGASILRHHPLLLLLTVVTLFSGAASEGYDRLWPVFLMNEVGFPEIGVSMAAGFGLISAATTMLGVLAVYMAGRIIDLQKERQVAAALFLLTSVRACCIIMVALAPNFYWAIGAVLLLGVVGSVSDPIYTTWLNTKLPSRNRATLLSMISQSDALGQSAGGPVVGYIGSRISIRASLLSAGFLLVPVIVLYGRVLRKRS; translated from the coding sequence TTGCAGAGATTCAGTGCTTCACAGATTTATTTGCTCCATGTGTTCATGTTGTCGCTTGCGGCCAGTACGATATTTACAACCTACAGTATTTATTATGTAGTTGACCTTAAGCTGAATCCGCTTCAGCTGGTGCTGATTGGAACGGTGCTGGAGTTAACGGTGCTTGTGTTCGAGGGGATTACCGGAGTGGTCGCTGATACCTATAGCCGCAAGCTGTCCGTGATCATTGCCGTGTTCGTTGTGGGGAGTGCTTTTATCCTTGAAGGGAGCATTGTCTGGATCATGCACCCGGCTTCCCTGTTGCCTGCCTTCGGCTGGCTGCTGATCTCCCAGATGCTGTACGGGATTGGCTGGACCTTCCTGAGCGGGGCGGATACGGCATGGATCGTGGACGAGCTTGGAGAAGAGCAGACGGGAAGACTCTTCATGCGCTCCAAAATATTCGGCTTAAGCGCTTCCCTGCTGGGCATTGCGGTCAGCGTAGGATTATCCCATGTTGCGTCCAATCTTCCTTTTCTGGCGGGGGGAGTTATCTATTTCGTCCTGGGATTCATATTGATCCGGTACATGAAGGAGACCGGGTTCGTACGCCGGAAGCGTGAGCCGCAATCCTCCGCTATCCGTGAGCTGGGTAAGACCTGGGCCAGCGGCGCCTCCATCCTGAGGCATCATCCGCTGCTCCTGCTGCTGACGGTTGTAACTTTATTCAGCGGTGCTGCGTCTGAAGGATATGACCGTCTGTGGCCAGTCTTTCTTATGAATGAGGTCGGGTTCCCGGAGATTGGTGTCTCGATGGCGGCTGGCTTCGGGCTGATCAGTGCGGCGACTACTATGCTGGGTGTGCTGGCTGTCTATATGGCCGGGAGAATCATTGATTTGCAAAAGGAACGCCAAGTAGCGGCCGCTTTGTTCCTCCTGACATCCGTCCGTGCCTGCTGCATTATCATGGTGGCACTTGCGCCTAATTTCTACTGGGCGATCGGGGCGGTACTGCTCCTGGGGGTGGTCGGTTCGGTCAGCGACCCGATCTATACCACCTGGCTGAACACGAAGCTGCCCTCCCGGAACCGGGCTACACTCTTGTCGATGATCAGCCAGTCCGATGCCCTGGGCCAGAGCGCAGGCGGTCCGGTTGTAGGTTATATAGGCAGCCGGATCTCTATCAGAGCTTCGCTGCTGTCGGCGGGCTTCCTGCTGGTACCTGTCATTGTGTTATACGGCAGGGTGCTGCGGAAGCGGTCCTGA
- the pulA gene encoding type I pullulanase, translating to MSSNYIQAEQEIDTYQGKDLGLTYTAEYCVFKIWAPTAFTVSLVLYATGGNGLTPQTADYKDSGKILSMERAEGGVWTIQVPGNLKGKYYMYRAVFADGSINEAADPYAVAVSANGTRTAIVDLSETNPDGWESDASPGLPHPADAVIYELHVRDFSSDPGSGLTYKGKFKAFTETGLRDEAGHPLGIDHLAELGITHVHLLPVFDYQTVDELGKPGEEPASSIFTDYNWGYDPQHYNVPEGSYSTDPANPLSRIREFKEMVQALHSRGISVIMDVVYNHTYGFQKGPFQPLVPDYYYRHDQSGRLSNGSGVGNELATERPMVRKYIKDSLSYWAKEYHIDGFRFDLMGLMDSVTMREITEELRLEINPGLLIYGEPWTGGDSPLAAKTLKGVQRGKGYAVFNDNFRAAIKGDSDGWGKGFVTGEYGKEGAIASGVSGAIHEFTDAPTETVNYVTAHDNLNLWDKILATRGLRGEAGLPELEGGKLRGGGDLKAAVEQANPYVGVDPENVLEHETVRRSLLANGIILTSQGIPFLHAGDELLRSKYGDHNSYRSPDCINAIRWENKSKFIAVFQYYKGLIELRRTHPAFRLHGRQEIERSLEFLRCDSGVVAYRLKDHAGGDTWNNIVVIYNANMEPVTQCLPETSGCWNIVVDHTHAGPEAFRQTDNGSVEVAGLSMMVLYDKYGEPEPRSKIVEVHYDRPDGDYRGWNLWVWGTGIQDGQRDFQHMEEGHAVARIEVLPGTSTIGYVLRLNDWEEKDGTADRFIDCSGSGEQVIKVTVRERSPEHRTELADPLQQTS from the coding sequence ATGAGCAGCAATTATATACAAGCAGAACAAGAAATCGATACCTATCAAGGCAAAGACCTCGGCTTAACCTACACAGCGGAATACTGTGTATTTAAGATCTGGGCGCCGACAGCCTTTACAGTGTCGCTCGTATTATATGCTACAGGCGGAAACGGACTGACTCCGCAGACCGCAGATTACAAGGACAGCGGCAAAATTCTTAGTATGGAGCGTGCTGAAGGCGGAGTATGGACGATCCAGGTGCCCGGTAACCTCAAGGGAAAATATTATATGTACCGCGCCGTATTTGCCGACGGGTCGATTAATGAAGCGGCCGATCCTTATGCAGTAGCTGTATCGGCCAATGGAACGCGGACGGCTATCGTGGATTTGTCCGAGACTAACCCGGACGGCTGGGAGAGCGATGCTTCTCCTGGGCTGCCGCATCCGGCAGATGCTGTAATCTATGAGCTGCATGTCCGCGATTTCTCGTCAGACCCTGGCTCCGGTCTGACGTATAAGGGGAAATTCAAGGCCTTCACCGAGACCGGCCTGCGGGATGAAGCGGGTCATCCGCTGGGCATTGATCATCTGGCTGAGCTGGGCATCACGCATGTTCATCTGCTGCCGGTGTTCGATTATCAGACGGTGGATGAGCTGGGCAAGCCAGGAGAAGAACCGGCGTCCTCCATCTTCACAGACTATAACTGGGGCTACGACCCCCAGCACTATAATGTGCCGGAAGGCTCCTACAGCACAGACCCGGCTAACCCGCTTAGCCGTATCCGGGAATTCAAGGAGATGGTTCAGGCGCTGCACAGCCGCGGCATCTCGGTGATTATGGACGTCGTCTACAATCATACCTATGGGTTCCAGAAGGGACCCTTCCAGCCGCTGGTGCCGGACTATTACTACCGCCATGATCAGAGCGGCCGGCTCTCTAACGGCTCGGGCGTGGGCAATGAGCTGGCTACAGAACGGCCGATGGTCCGCAAGTATATCAAGGATTCCCTGTCCTACTGGGCTAAGGAGTACCATATTGACGGGTTCCGCTTCGATCTGATGGGGCTGATGGACAGCGTGACCATGCGCGAGATTACCGAGGAACTGCGGCTGGAGATTAATCCGGGGCTGCTGATCTATGGTGAGCCGTGGACAGGCGGCGACTCGCCGCTTGCCGCCAAGACGCTGAAGGGCGTGCAGCGCGGCAAAGGCTACGCCGTCTTCAACGACAACTTCCGCGCGGCCATCAAGGGAGACAGTGACGGCTGGGGCAAAGGCTTCGTGACCGGGGAATACGGCAAAGAAGGTGCGATCGCGTCCGGGGTGAGCGGGGCGATTCATGAATTCACCGATGCGCCTACAGAGACTGTGAACTATGTAACTGCACATGATAATCTCAACCTGTGGGACAAAATTCTGGCTACCCGGGGACTTCGCGGGGAAGCCGGACTGCCGGAGCTTGAGGGCGGCAAGCTGCGGGGCGGCGGGGATCTCAAGGCCGCAGTAGAGCAGGCGAATCCGTATGTGGGAGTAGATCCCGAGAATGTGCTGGAACATGAGACGGTACGCCGTTCGTTGCTGGCTAACGGAATCATTCTGACCTCGCAGGGAATTCCGTTCCTCCATGCCGGGGATGAGCTGCTGCGCAGCAAATACGGAGATCATAACAGCTATCGCAGCCCGGACTGCATCAATGCGATCCGCTGGGAGAACAAAAGCAAATTCATTGCAGTATTTCAATATTACAAAGGTCTGATTGAGCTGCGCCGGACACATCCAGCCTTCCGCCTGCACGGGCGTCAGGAGATTGAACGCAGTCTGGAGTTCCTGCGCTGTGACAGCGGAGTCGTTGCCTACAGACTGAAGGACCATGCTGGCGGAGATACATGGAATAATATCGTGGTGATCTATAATGCCAATATGGAGCCGGTCACCCAGTGCCTCCCGGAGACCTCCGGCTGCTGGAACATCGTAGTTGATCATACCCATGCCGGACCGGAGGCCTTCCGGCAGACGGACAACGGCAGTGTAGAGGTCGCAGGACTGTCGATGATGGTACTCTATGATAAATACGGGGAGCCCGAGCCAAGATCGAAGATTGTAGAAGTTCATTATGACCGCCCGGACGGCGATTACCGGGGCTGGAATCTCTGGGTGTGGGGTACAGGCATTCAGGATGGGCAACGGGACTTCCAGCACATGGAGGAGGGTCATGCCGTAGCACGGATTGAAGTGCTGCCGGGGACCTCCACGATAGGCTACGTCCTCCGGCTGAACGACTGGGAGGAGAAGGACGGCACCGCTGACCGCTTCATCGACTGCTCAGGCAGCGGGGAGCAGGTTATCAAGGTGACCGTTCGGGAGCGAAGTCCAGAGCATAGGACAGAGCTGGCTGATCCTTTGCAGCAGACCAGCTAG
- a CDS encoding sensor domain-containing diguanylate cyclase: MAVFSENTSTRRLIILFTSITVLLVGISVASLLILNHTMNKLSDSLYSDVYQNSELILNADRDLYQAALALQTTVGGTLTSAQRSTLSQEFEDNNAQALQRVNTARYNLNAVKSPFNGMKQSELLLDELRNELDHFGTTLTAWRDNGRELISQRVQKSWNPASYSALTIHTELNEVRESLNQAEDKIDTYASQVMTEFNNLKSSLFAVYSVFLFLLVLVIIYLSRRLISLQNEMQDEQSLYQLIGETMSDFIVLTDPDGLILYASPSHATALGYVPSKGAPLSNYIREAEISWAKLKSVVQSSPRISELRMRSAEGHWVWLETKVTPIAGSRNFPAQFMLVSREITQRKQYEERLHKLAFYDHLTAIPNRAHFKMYMENLINQPEDRRQEIAVALLDCDRFKQLNDTLGHLAGDEFLQLLSRELQQTVKGSGQAFRIGGDEFAVVLHRFTSPQMLDELLNRLLQLFNKSWSVNQGSSFHTSASIGVALYPQHGSSINELLRAADLAMYRSKNHGGNEANLYSEHVDKKYSDQRN; the protein is encoded by the coding sequence GTGGCCGTTTTTTCGGAAAACACAAGTACACGCAGACTGATTATATTATTCACGTCCATCACCGTTCTTCTGGTTGGGATCAGTGTGGCCTCCCTGCTGATTCTGAATCATACGATGAACAAATTATCCGATTCCTTATACAGTGATGTCTACCAGAATTCCGAGCTCATTCTGAATGCCGACCGCGATCTGTATCAGGCAGCCCTAGCGCTTCAGACCACAGTCGGCGGGACGCTGACCAGCGCGCAGCGCAGTACACTGTCACAGGAATTCGAAGACAATAATGCTCAGGCGCTGCAGCGCGTCAATACCGCCCGCTACAATCTGAATGCGGTGAAGAGCCCGTTCAATGGAATGAAGCAGAGCGAGCTGCTGCTGGACGAGCTGAGGAATGAGCTGGATCACTTCGGAACCACGCTTACCGCATGGAGGGATAACGGCCGGGAGCTGATCTCGCAGCGGGTTCAGAAGAGCTGGAACCCTGCCTCCTATTCTGCCCTCACCATACATACGGAGCTGAATGAAGTACGGGAAAGCCTGAATCAGGCAGAGGACAAGATTGATACCTATGCAAGCCAGGTAATGACAGAGTTCAATAATCTCAAAAGCTCCCTGTTCGCCGTCTACTCTGTATTCCTGTTCCTGCTTGTTCTGGTTATCATCTATCTCAGCCGCAGGCTGATCTCCCTGCAGAACGAAATGCAGGACGAGCAATCGCTCTACCAGCTGATCGGTGAGACGATGTCCGACTTCATTGTGCTGACAGATCCGGACGGTCTGATCCTGTATGCCTCTCCTTCCCATGCAACTGCACTGGGCTATGTGCCAAGCAAAGGGGCGCCGCTCTCCAACTATATCCGTGAAGCCGAGATCTCCTGGGCCAAGCTCAAGAGCGTGGTGCAGTCTTCCCCGAGAATATCCGAGCTGCGCATGCGCTCGGCCGAAGGGCATTGGGTATGGCTGGAGACCAAGGTTACCCCGATTGCAGGCAGCCGTAATTTCCCGGCACAGTTCATGCTGGTCTCGCGTGAGATTACCCAGCGCAAGCAATATGAGGAGCGGCTGCACAAGCTGGCCTTCTATGATCATCTGACGGCGATTCCCAACCGTGCCCATTTCAAAATGTACATGGAGAACCTGATCAACCAGCCCGAGGACCGCCGGCAGGAGATCGCCGTTGCGCTGCTGGACTGCGACCGGTTCAAGCAGCTGAATGATACGCTCGGCCATCTGGCCGGAGATGAATTCCTGCAGCTGCTCTCCCGGGAGCTGCAGCAGACCGTGAAGGGCTCCGGCCAGGCCTTCCGGATCGGCGGGGATGAATTCGCCGTGGTGCTGCACCGTTTCACCAGCCCGCAAATGCTGGACGAGCTGCTGAACCGTCTGCTCCAGCTGTTCAACAAATCCTGGTCCGTCAACCAGGGCTCCAGCTTCCACACCTCTGCCAGCATCGGCGTGGCTCTGTACCCGCAGCACGGCAGCAGCATCAACGAGCTGCTCCGTGCCGCCGATCTTGCGATGTACCGCTCCAAGAACCATGGCGGCAATGAGGCTAACCTGTACAGTGAGCATGTGGATAAGAAGTACAGTGATCAGCGGAACTAG